Proteins from a genomic interval of Gossypium arboreum isolate Shixiya-1 unplaced genomic scaffold, ASM2569848v2 Contig00208, whole genome shotgun sequence:
- the LOC128288351 gene encoding 30S ribosomal protein S2, chloroplastic, protein MARRYWNINLEEMLEAGVHFGHGTRKWNPRMAPYISAKRKGIHITNLTRTARFLSEACDLVFDAASKGKQFLIVGTKNKAADSVARAAIRARCHYVNKKWLGGMLTNWPTTETRLHKFRDLRTEQKTGGLNRLPKRDAAMLKRQLSRLQTYLGGIKYMTRLPDIVIIVDQQEEYTALRECITLGIPTICLIDTNSDPDLADISIPANDDAIASIRLILNKLVVAICEGRSSYIRNP, encoded by the coding sequence ATGGCAAGAAGATATTGGAACATAAATTTGGAAGAGATGTTGGAAGCAGGAGTTCATTTTGGTCATGGTACTAGGAAATGGAATCCTAGAATGGCGCCATATATCTCTGCAAAACGTAAGGGTATTCATATTACAAATCTGACTAGAACCGCTCGTTTTTTATCAGAAGCTTGTGATTTAGTTTTTGATGCAGCAAGTAAGGGAAAACAATTCTTAATTGTTGGTACCAAAAATAAAGCCGCTGATTCGGTGGCGCGGGCTGCAATAAGGGCTCGGTGTCATTATGTTAATAAAAAATGGCTCGGTGGTATGTTAACAAATTGGCCCACTACAGAAACGAGGCTTCATAAGTTCAGGGACTTGAGAACAGAACAAAAGACGGGGGGACTCAACCGTCTTCCGAAAAGAGATGCAGCTATGTTGAAGAGACAATTATCTCGCTTGCAAACATATCTGGGCGGGATTAAATATATGACGAGATTGCCTGATATTGTAATCATCGTTGATCAGCAAGAAGAATATACGGCTCTGCGAGAATGTATCACTTTGGGAATTCCAACAATTTGTTTAATCGATACAAATAGCGATCCCGATCTCGCAGATATTTCGATTCCAGCAAATGATGACGCTATAGCTTCAATTCGATTAATTCTTAACAAATTAGTAGTCGCAATTTGTGAGGGTCGTTCTAGCTATATACGAAATCCTTGA